In one window of Acidovorax sp. HDW3 DNA:
- the rmuC gene encoding DNA recombination protein RmuC produces the protein MGVNLWGWVAALLAVVLAAAAGAGLAAVRVRRTLLAQQEALLAATRAQVQRETQLALQAQAGAQLATAQERVRALEGERQALLAELQQGKTQTQALQAQALQLHSQLAAQGTQLEVERRSAQEKLALLNEAREALGLQFKSLANDILEEKSRRFAEQNQQSLGQLLDPLRLRLGEFQGRVEQFYDVEGKERSALAQQVQQLLQLNHSLSEDAKNLTQALKGSTKAQGNWGELILERVLESCGLRNGHEYDTQESHQREDGSRAQPDVVIHLPENRHLVIDAKVSLRAYEEWAHAEDEAQRAGALRRHLDSLRQHIKGLAERNYQQLYGLGGSLDFVLMFVPVEPAFMLAVSSDNQLYSEAWNKNVLLVSPSTLLFVLRTVAHLWRQEAQTRNAQEIAQRGADLYDHLTGFVEELEKVGRNLGLAHDAYHKAFNKFSKNRGNVIRRAEMLKELGIKPAKTLPAALVEAAREDDAPVAGAGDQSAMV, from the coding sequence ATGGGCGTCAACCTGTGGGGTTGGGTGGCTGCTTTGCTGGCGGTGGTGTTGGCTGCTGCGGCAGGCGCTGGGCTGGCGGCCGTGCGGGTGCGGCGTACGCTGCTGGCGCAGCAAGAGGCGCTGCTGGCGGCCACCAGAGCGCAGGTGCAGCGTGAGACGCAGCTGGCGCTGCAGGCGCAGGCGGGCGCGCAGCTGGCGACGGCGCAAGAGCGCGTGCGGGCGCTTGAGGGCGAGCGCCAGGCGCTGCTCGCCGAGTTGCAGCAAGGCAAGACCCAGACCCAGGCGCTGCAGGCGCAGGCGCTGCAGCTGCACAGCCAGCTGGCGGCGCAGGGCACGCAGCTGGAGGTCGAGCGCCGCAGCGCACAGGAAAAGCTGGCCCTCTTGAACGAGGCGCGGGAGGCCCTGGGCCTGCAGTTCAAGAGCCTGGCCAACGACATCCTGGAAGAAAAAAGCCGCCGCTTTGCCGAGCAGAACCAGCAGTCGCTCGGGCAGCTGCTCGATCCGCTGCGCCTGCGCCTGGGCGAGTTCCAGGGCCGGGTCGAGCAGTTCTACGACGTGGAGGGCAAGGAGCGTTCGGCCCTGGCGCAGCAGGTGCAGCAGCTCTTGCAGCTCAACCACAGCCTGAGCGAAGACGCCAAGAACCTCACCCAGGCGCTCAAGGGCTCGACCAAGGCGCAGGGCAATTGGGGTGAGCTGATTTTGGAGCGCGTGCTTGAATCGTGCGGCCTGCGCAACGGCCACGAGTACGACACGCAAGAGAGCCACCAGCGCGAGGACGGCTCACGCGCGCAGCCCGATGTCGTCATCCATTTGCCAGAGAACCGCCACCTGGTGATCGACGCCAAGGTGTCGCTGCGTGCCTACGAGGAATGGGCGCACGCCGAGGACGAGGCGCAGCGCGCCGGTGCGCTGCGGCGCCACCTCGATTCGCTGCGCCAGCACATCAAGGGCCTGGCCGAGCGCAACTACCAGCAGCTCTACGGCCTGGGCGGTTCGCTCGATTTCGTCCTCATGTTCGTGCCGGTGGAGCCGGCCTTCATGCTCGCGGTGAGCAGCGACAACCAGCTCTATAGCGAAGCCTGGAACAAGAACGTGCTGCTGGTCAGCCCATCGACGCTGCTGTTCGTGCTGCGCACCGTGGCCCATCTGTGGCGCCAGGAGGCGCAGACACGCAATGCGCAGGAGATTGCGCAGCGCGGCGCCGACCTGTACGACCACCTCACAGGTTTTGTCGAGGAGCTGGAAAAAGTGGGCCGCAACCTCGGCCTGGCGCACGATGCGTACCACAAGGCGTTCAACAAGTTCAGCAAGAACCGGGGCAACGTCATTCGCCGGGCGGAGATGCTCAAGGAGCTGGGCATCAAGCCCGCCAAGACCTTGCCGGCGGCCCTGGTCGAGGCCGCGCGCGAGGATGACGCCCCGGTGGCGGGGGCGGGTGATCAGTCGGCGATGGTGTAG